Proteins from one Thermobifida alba genomic window:
- the thiD gene encoding bifunctional hydroxymethylpyrimidine kinase/phosphomethylpyrimidine kinase, which yields MIPTILSIAGTDPSGGAGIQADLKAFSALGGYGTTVVTALVAQTTTGVSEVHDVPAAFVRSQLDTLLTDVRVDAVKIGMLSNTEVIEVVAAAIDAYQLPNVVLDPVMVAKSGDRLLAAEAVEALRTELLPRADLITPNLPEAADLLGEAEATDPADMRGQAERLLALGPRRVLLKGGHLSGPTSTDLLLSADGEAETLTAERVDTTNTHGTGCTLSSAIAALRPQRPTWSQAVREAKDYLTEALRHADELEIGKGKGPVHHFHAWWGRQAPRSR from the coding sequence ATGATTCCCACCATCCTGTCCATCGCGGGCACCGATCCCAGCGGCGGGGCGGGCATCCAGGCCGATCTGAAGGCCTTCTCTGCACTCGGCGGCTACGGCACGACCGTGGTGACCGCGCTGGTCGCGCAGACCACCACCGGGGTCAGCGAGGTGCACGACGTCCCGGCGGCGTTCGTACGCAGCCAGCTGGACACCCTGCTGACCGACGTGCGGGTGGACGCCGTCAAGATCGGCATGCTCTCCAACACCGAGGTCATCGAGGTAGTGGCCGCCGCCATCGACGCCTACCAGCTGCCCAACGTGGTCCTCGACCCGGTGATGGTCGCCAAGAGCGGCGACCGCCTGCTGGCCGCCGAGGCGGTGGAGGCGCTGCGCACCGAACTGCTGCCGCGCGCCGACCTGATCACCCCCAACCTGCCGGAGGCCGCCGACCTGCTGGGCGAGGCCGAGGCCACCGACCCTGCGGACATGCGCGGCCAGGCCGAACGGCTGCTGGCGCTCGGCCCGCGCCGGGTGCTGCTCAAGGGCGGCCACCTGTCCGGGCCGACCAGCACCGACCTGCTGCTGTCGGCCGACGGCGAAGCCGAGACGCTCACCGCCGAACGGGTGGACACCACCAACACGCACGGCACCGGCTGCACCCTCTCCTCCGCGATCGCCGCCCTGCGCCCGCAGCGCCCCACCTGGTCGCAGGCGGTGCGCGAGGCCAAGGACTACCTCACCGAGGCGCTGCGCCACGCCGACGAACTGGAGATCGGCAAGGGCAAGGGCCCCGTGCACCACTTCCACGCCTGGTGGGGGAGGCAGGCTCCGCGGTCCCGCTGA
- a CDS encoding glycosyltransferase family 4 protein, giving the protein MPSAPPTGAEPLRVAIVTESFLPQVNGVTNSVCRVAEHLAATGHQAVVIAPGRGPARYAGFPVVRLPAVSLPGYRSFSAGLPARRLMTAALRAFAPDVVHLASPVLLGHAAVEAARRWALPTVAVFQTDLVGFARRYGIPASRVLWPHLRRLHSAVDRTLVPSTPTLRMLSDQGFPRLSRWPRGVDGDRFNPAHRDEELRRRLAPDGRVIVGYVGRLARDKRVDLLAHVQKLRGVRLVVVGDGPDRARLRRLLPDAVFTGQLTGERLSRIYASLDVFVHTGADETFCQAVQEALSSGVPVAAPAAGGPLDLVRDGENGLLYAPDSVRELRVAAGRLVHNPELRARLAAAARPSVRERSWQAVNDLLIQHYREVTVSSASLAGAPSARAARPLAAAEPPRRGRGGDGVALR; this is encoded by the coding sequence ATGCCCTCCGCTCCCCCGACCGGTGCCGAGCCGCTCCGGGTGGCCATCGTCACCGAATCGTTCCTCCCCCAGGTCAACGGCGTCACCAACTCGGTCTGCCGGGTCGCCGAACACCTCGCCGCCACCGGACACCAGGCCGTGGTCATCGCCCCCGGCCGCGGCCCCGCTCGCTACGCGGGATTCCCCGTGGTCCGCCTGCCCGCCGTGTCGCTGCCCGGCTACCGCTCCTTCTCCGCCGGACTGCCCGCGCGGCGGCTGATGACGGCGGCGCTGCGCGCCTTCGCCCCCGACGTGGTGCACCTGGCCTCGCCCGTACTGCTGGGGCACGCCGCTGTCGAGGCGGCCCGCCGGTGGGCGCTGCCGACCGTCGCGGTCTTCCAGACCGACCTGGTCGGGTTCGCCCGGCGCTACGGCATCCCCGCCTCCCGCGTCCTCTGGCCCCACCTGCGCCGCCTCCACTCCGCCGTGGACCGCACCCTGGTCCCCTCCACCCCGACCCTGCGGATGCTCTCCGACCAGGGGTTCCCCCGGCTGAGCCGGTGGCCGCGCGGTGTGGACGGCGACCGCTTCAACCCCGCGCACCGCGACGAGGAACTGCGGCGGCGCCTCGCCCCCGACGGCCGGGTCATCGTCGGCTACGTGGGGCGGCTCGCCCGCGACAAACGCGTCGACCTGCTCGCCCACGTGCAGAAACTGCGGGGGGTGCGGCTGGTGGTGGTCGGCGACGGCCCCGACCGGGCCCGACTGCGGCGCCTGCTGCCCGACGCGGTGTTCACCGGCCAGCTCACCGGGGAGCGCCTGTCCCGGATCTACGCCAGCCTGGACGTGTTCGTGCACACCGGTGCCGACGAGACCTTCTGCCAGGCGGTGCAGGAGGCGCTGTCCTCGGGCGTACCCGTGGCGGCCCCGGCCGCCGGGGGGCCGCTCGACCTGGTCCGCGACGGCGAGAACGGCCTGCTGTACGCCCCCGACTCGGTGCGGGAGCTGCGCGTGGCCGCCGGACGGCTCGTGCACAACCCGGAACTGCGGGCGCGGCTGGCCGCCGCGGCCCGCCCCAGTGTGCGGGAACGCTCCTGGCAGGCCGTCAACGACCTGCTCATCCAGCACTACCGCGAGGTCACCGTGTCCAGCGCCAGCCTCGCCGGCGCCCCCTCCGCGCGGGCGGCCCGGCCCCTCGCCGCGGCCGAACCGCCCCGCCGCGGCCGCGGCGGGGACGGGGTGGCGTTACGCTGA
- a CDS encoding DUF368 domain-containing protein, with protein MAKSIGTHLLNGVRGALIGTAEVVPGISGGTIALITGVYETLINSAGHVVSGVRLLATDLVRGRGTARAREEFGRADWGVVLVVLAGMVLAVLIAARVIAPLVEDHPSESYALFFGLVLASLWVPYSGSGRRWRIGDYLLALVMAVASFLLTGLPPTQVEPTPLVVMVAASVAICALVLPGMSGSFILLTLGLYTVTMNALNDRDLGYIATFALGATIGLALFVKLLQWLLDRFHHLTLVVMTGLMAGSLRSLWPWQDEDRTLLAPDQGNLVLCVVLAVVGAAAVIGIMLVEHRLKARAAAQEAPAPAAPARRPQENDEVVG; from the coding sequence ATGGCGAAGTCAATCGGCACCCATCTGCTCAACGGCGTGCGCGGCGCCCTCATCGGAACCGCCGAAGTCGTCCCCGGCATCAGCGGCGGCACCATCGCGCTGATCACCGGCGTCTACGAGACCCTCATCAACTCCGCCGGCCACGTGGTCAGCGGCGTCAGGCTGCTCGCCACCGACCTCGTCCGGGGCAGGGGGACCGCCCGCGCCCGCGAGGAGTTCGGCCGCGCCGACTGGGGAGTCGTCCTGGTCGTGCTGGCGGGCATGGTGCTGGCCGTGCTGATCGCCGCCCGCGTCATCGCCCCGCTGGTCGAGGACCACCCGTCCGAGTCCTACGCCCTGTTCTTCGGCCTGGTGCTGGCCTCCCTGTGGGTGCCCTACAGCGGCTCGGGGCGGCGCTGGCGGATCGGCGACTACCTGCTCGCCCTCGTGATGGCCGTGGCCTCGTTCCTGCTCACCGGCCTGCCGCCCACCCAGGTGGAACCCACTCCCCTCGTCGTCATGGTCGCGGCCTCCGTCGCGATCTGCGCGCTGGTGCTGCCCGGCATGTCCGGCTCGTTCATCCTGCTCACCCTCGGCCTGTACACCGTGACGATGAACGCGCTCAACGACCGCGACCTCGGCTACATCGCCACCTTCGCCCTGGGCGCGACCATCGGCCTGGCCCTGTTCGTCAAACTGCTCCAGTGGCTGCTGGACCGCTTCCACCACCTCACCCTGGTGGTGATGACCGGGCTGATGGCCGGATCGCTGCGCTCCCTGTGGCCCTGGCAGGACGAGGACCGCACCCTGCTCGCCCCCGACCAGGGCAACCTCGTGCTGTGCGTGGTGCTGGCCGTGGTCGGTGCGGCCGCCGTCATCGGCATCATGCTGGTCGAGCACCGGCTGAAGGCCCGCGCGGCGGCCCAGGAGGCCCCCGCCCCCGCCGCTCCCGCCCGCCGACCCCAGGAGAACGACGAGGTCGTCGGCTGA
- the rocD gene encoding ornithine--oxo-acid transaminase: MSTRPPETAAADGALPADRHIALAERHSAHNYRPLPVVIAEGEGAWVTDVAGRRYLDGLAGYSATNFGHRNPELLAAAHAQLERITLTSRAFHHDRFAPFVTALAGLVGKDRVLPVNTGAEAVETGIKVARKWGYEVKGVPEGRAVIVVAAGNFHGRTTTIVSFSTDPEAYRGFGPPTPGFRVVPYGDAEALAAAIDADTVAVLLEPVQGEAGVIVPPPDYLPRVRDLCTRHNVLFVADEVQSGLGRTGTVRACEHSGVDADVYLFGKALGGGILPVAAAVADAEVLDVIRPGQHGSTFGGNALACAVGTAVVKLLREGPYLDRVRALAPLLRARVEEFVGRGAVAARSIGLWAGVDVDPALADGRELCERLLERGVLVKETHGSTIRFSPPLVVTEEELDWALDQFAAVLAELRARR, translated from the coding sequence ATGAGCACACGTCCACCGGAGACGGCCGCGGCCGACGGCGCCCTGCCCGCCGACCGCCACATCGCCCTGGCCGAGCGGCACTCGGCACACAACTACCGTCCGCTGCCCGTGGTCATCGCCGAGGGCGAGGGCGCCTGGGTGACCGACGTCGCGGGCCGCCGCTACCTGGACGGCCTGGCCGGGTACTCGGCGACCAACTTCGGGCACCGCAACCCCGAGCTGCTCGCCGCGGCACACGCCCAACTGGAGCGGATCACGCTCACCAGCCGCGCCTTCCACCACGACCGGTTCGCGCCGTTCGTCACCGCGCTGGCCGGACTCGTCGGCAAGGACCGGGTGCTGCCGGTCAACACCGGGGCCGAGGCGGTGGAGACCGGCATCAAGGTCGCCCGCAAGTGGGGCTACGAGGTCAAGGGCGTGCCCGAGGGACGGGCCGTCATCGTGGTGGCGGCCGGCAACTTCCACGGACGCACCACCACGATCGTCTCCTTCTCCACCGACCCCGAGGCCTACCGGGGCTTCGGGCCGCCCACCCCGGGCTTCCGCGTCGTCCCCTACGGCGACGCCGAGGCGCTGGCCGCCGCGATCGACGCCGACACGGTCGCGGTGCTGCTGGAGCCGGTGCAGGGCGAGGCGGGGGTGATCGTGCCGCCCCCCGACTACCTGCCGCGCGTGCGCGACCTGTGCACCCGCCACAACGTGCTGTTCGTCGCCGACGAGGTGCAGTCGGGGCTGGGCCGCACCGGAACCGTGCGGGCCTGCGAGCACAGCGGCGTGGACGCCGACGTCTACCTGTTCGGCAAGGCGCTGGGCGGCGGCATCCTGCCGGTGGCGGCGGCGGTCGCCGACGCCGAGGTGCTCGACGTCATCCGCCCCGGCCAGCACGGCAGCACCTTCGGCGGCAACGCGCTGGCCTGCGCCGTCGGCACGGCCGTGGTGAAGCTGCTGCGCGAGGGCCCCTACCTGGACCGCGTGCGCGCGCTCGCCCCGCTGCTGCGCGCCCGCGTCGAGGAGTTCGTCGGACGCGGGGCGGTCGCCGCCCGCAGCATCGGCCTGTGGGCGGGCGTCGACGTCGACCCGGCGCTGGCCGACGGCCGCGAACTGTGCGAACGGCTGCTGGAGCGGGGCGTGCTGGTCAAGGAGACGCACGGCTCCACCATCCGGTTCTCGCCGCCGCTGGTCGTCACCGAGGAGGAGCTCGACTGGGCGCTGGACCAGTTCGCCGCGGTGCTGGCGGAGCTGCGCGCCCGGCGGTGA
- a CDS encoding alanine/glycine:cation symporter family protein yields the protein MEEEEKSILFVVNDVIWGPYVLIPLLLGTGIFLTIRLGGLQFRVLGHALWLALVRRKEQRGEGDISHYQALSTALAATVGVGNITGAALAIGLGGPGALFWMWVTGLLGMATKYSEALLGVKYRRRDARGEQSGGPMFYLRHGVGGGFGLVLGFLFALFGAVAAFGIGNMTQANTVSAQLESVWSVPTWATGAAMVVVVGAVVLGGIKSIGRFAAGVVPVMIVAYVLIAVTVLVVHVADLPAALALVFRDAFTGEAAAGGLLGSALLYAIQQGVARGIFSNESGLGTGGIAAAAAKTNQPVRQAMVSMTQTFIDTIIVVTMTCMVIIVTGAWRQAGSEDGSLMTSLGMAEGLGRISPALEPLGQYTVAIAVVFFAFTTLVGWCYYGERCMDYLVGRAAVVPFRIVFTLVVFVGATTELSTVWKFSDIANGLMALPNLLGLLLLSPIVVAETKRYFANPNWRDPDLVDVSGPGVPGPRRADPDVSEPPEVSPRG from the coding sequence ATGGAAGAAGAAGAGAAGTCGATTCTCTTCGTGGTGAACGACGTCATCTGGGGACCGTACGTCCTGATCCCGCTCCTGCTGGGGACGGGCATCTTCCTGACCATCCGGCTCGGCGGCCTGCAGTTCCGGGTGCTGGGGCACGCGCTGTGGCTGGCCCTGGTCCGCCGCAAGGAGCAGCGCGGCGAGGGCGACATCTCCCACTACCAGGCGCTCAGCACCGCGCTGGCCGCCACGGTCGGCGTCGGCAACATCACCGGCGCGGCGCTGGCGATCGGCCTGGGCGGCCCCGGCGCACTGTTCTGGATGTGGGTGACCGGCCTGCTGGGCATGGCCACCAAGTACAGCGAGGCGCTGCTGGGCGTGAAGTACCGCCGCAGGGACGCCCGGGGCGAGCAGAGCGGCGGCCCGATGTTCTACCTGCGCCACGGGGTCGGCGGCGGGTTCGGCCTGGTGCTGGGCTTCCTGTTCGCCCTGTTCGGCGCGGTGGCGGCGTTCGGTATCGGCAACATGACGCAGGCCAACACCGTGTCGGCGCAGCTGGAGAGCGTCTGGTCGGTGCCCACCTGGGCCACCGGGGCCGCGATGGTCGTCGTCGTGGGCGCGGTCGTGCTGGGCGGCATCAAGAGCATCGGCCGGTTCGCCGCCGGAGTGGTGCCGGTCATGATCGTCGCCTACGTGCTCATCGCGGTGACTGTGCTCGTCGTCCACGTCGCGGACCTTCCCGCGGCGCTGGCCCTGGTCTTCCGGGACGCCTTCACCGGCGAGGCGGCCGCGGGCGGCCTGCTCGGCTCGGCGCTGCTGTACGCGATCCAGCAGGGGGTGGCGCGCGGCATCTTCTCCAACGAGTCCGGTCTGGGCACCGGAGGCATCGCGGCGGCCGCCGCCAAGACCAACCAGCCGGTGCGCCAGGCGATGGTGTCGATGACGCAGACCTTCATCGACACCATCATCGTGGTGACCATGACCTGCATGGTCATCATCGTCACGGGGGCGTGGCGGCAGGCCGGGAGCGAGGACGGCTCGCTGATGACCTCGCTGGGCATGGCCGAAGGGCTGGGGCGGATCTCCCCGGCGCTGGAGCCGCTGGGCCAGTACACCGTGGCGATCGCGGTGGTGTTCTTCGCCTTCACCACGCTGGTGGGCTGGTGCTACTACGGCGAGCGCTGCATGGACTACCTGGTCGGGCGGGCCGCGGTGGTGCCGTTCCGCATCGTGTTCACCCTGGTGGTGTTCGTCGGCGCGACCACCGAGCTGAGCACGGTCTGGAAGTTCAGCGACATCGCCAACGGCCTGATGGCGCTGCCCAACCTGCTGGGCCTGCTGCTGCTGTCGCCGATCGTGGTGGCGGAGACCAAGCGGTACTTCGCCAACCCGAACTGGCGGGACCCCGACCTGGTGGACGTGTCGGGTCCCGGCGTGCCGGGGCCCCGCAGGGCGGACCCGGACGTGTCGGAGCCTCCCGAGGTCAGCCCCCGGGGATGA
- a CDS encoding NADAR family protein, translated as MHARDVAAVARAQEAGERLRFLFFWGHRPPRGGGVGPGCLSQWWEAPFTVAGQAYRTAEHFMMAEKARLFGDERTRREVLDAPHPGAAKKLGRQVRGFDEATWAEHRYGIVVRGNLAKFTQHPDLGAFLRGTGDRVLVEASPVDRIWGIGLAADDERAATAAHWRGLNLLGFALMDVREELHTSDFSAADTGRR; from the coding sequence ATGCACGCTCGCGACGTCGCCGCGGTCGCCCGGGCGCAGGAGGCCGGAGAGCGCCTGAGGTTCCTGTTCTTCTGGGGGCACCGTCCGCCGCGCGGCGGCGGGGTCGGCCCGGGCTGCCTGAGCCAGTGGTGGGAGGCGCCCTTCACCGTGGCGGGGCAGGCCTACCGCACCGCCGAGCACTTCATGATGGCGGAGAAGGCCCGCCTGTTCGGCGACGAGCGGACCCGGCGCGAGGTACTGGACGCGCCCCATCCCGGCGCGGCCAAGAAACTGGGCCGCCAGGTGCGGGGCTTCGACGAGGCGACGTGGGCCGAGCACCGCTACGGCATCGTCGTGCGCGGCAACCTGGCCAAGTTCACCCAGCACCCCGACCTCGGCGCCTTCCTGCGGGGCACCGGGGACCGCGTGCTGGTCGAGGCCAGCCCGGTCGACCGGATCTGGGGCATCGGCCTGGCCGCCGACGACGAGCGGGCCGCGACCGCGGCGCACTGGCGCGGGCTGAACCTGCTCGGTTTCGCGCTGATGGACGTCCGTGAGGAACTCCACACCTCCGATTTCTCCGCCGCCGACACCGGACGACGGTGA
- a CDS encoding SGNH/GDSL hydrolase family protein, protein MGNGARASATTRRRLFLGVPSVVLTAVLAVVLAVPTGREAAWRMWCEATRDWCLGVPVDSRGEPAEDGELLLLTPVQAATWGNYYALGDSYSSGDGARDYHPGTAVQGGCWRSANAYPELVADSYDFAGRLSFLACSGQRGHAMLDAVDEVGSQLAWDAPHTSLVTIGIGGNDLGFSTVLKTCMVRVPLLDSGACTAQEEDIRKRMEKFETTFEELIGEVRRRAPDARVLVVGYPRLFPEEPTGAYYTLTASSQRWLNETIREFNEQLAEAVAAHDTGIASSDRVGSVEFVDVYHALDGHEIGTEDPWVNGVLLRDLATGVAVDRSTFHPDADGHRAVGALVVEQIETGPGRPLYATFDVVAGATVETLAVEAG, encoded by the coding sequence TTGGGCAACGGAGCACGCGCGTCGGCGACCACGAGACGACGACTGTTCCTGGGCGTCCCCTCCGTTGTCCTGACCGCGGTACTGGCGGTCGTGCTGGCGGTGCCCACCGGCCGCGAGGCGGCGTGGCGGATGTGGTGCGAGGCCACCCGGGACTGGTGCCTGGGGGTGCCGGTCGACTCCCGGGGCGAGCCCGCCGAGGACGGCGAACTCCTGCTGCTGACCCCCGTGCAGGCCGCGACCTGGGGCAACTACTACGCGCTGGGCGACTCCTACTCCTCCGGCGACGGCGCCCGCGACTACCACCCCGGCACCGCGGTCCAGGGCGGCTGCTGGCGCTCGGCCAACGCCTACCCCGAACTGGTCGCCGACTCCTACGACTTCGCCGGGCGGCTGTCCTTCCTGGCGTGCAGCGGCCAGCGGGGCCACGCCATGCTCGACGCGGTCGACGAGGTCGGCTCCCAGCTGGCCTGGGACGCCCCGCACACCTCCCTGGTCACCATCGGCATCGGCGGCAACGACCTGGGGTTCTCCACGGTCCTCAAGACCTGCATGGTGCGGGTCCCGCTGCTGGACAGCGGGGCGTGCACCGCCCAGGAGGAGGACATCCGCAAGCGGATGGAGAAGTTCGAGACGACCTTCGAGGAGCTGATCGGCGAGGTGCGGCGGCGCGCCCCCGACGCCCGCGTCCTGGTGGTGGGCTACCCGCGGCTGTTCCCCGAGGAGCCCACCGGGGCCTACTACACGCTGACCGCCAGCAGCCAGCGGTGGCTGAACGAGACCATCCGGGAGTTCAACGAGCAGCTCGCCGAGGCCGTGGCGGCGCACGACACCGGGATCGCCTCCTCCGACAGGGTCGGCAGCGTGGAGTTCGTGGACGTCTACCACGCGCTGGACGGCCACGAGATCGGCACGGAGGACCCCTGGGTCAACGGGGTGCTGCTGCGCGACCTGGCCACGGGGGTGGCCGTGGACCGCAGCACCTTCCACCCCGACGCCGACGGGCACCGGGCGGTCGGCGCGCTGGTCGTCGAGCAGATCGAGACCGGCCCGGGCCGCCCCCTCTACGCCACCTTCGACGTGGTGGCGGGCGCCACCGTGGAGACGCTGGCCGTCGAGGCGGGGTGA
- a CDS encoding DUF6457 domain-containing protein, producing the protein MTLVEWARLVGAELGLPEELDRGDVDLILDLARDAAHSVARPAAPLTAYLLGIAVGRGADPQEAARALSRLAQTFSEGTKE; encoded by the coding sequence GTGACACTCGTCGAGTGGGCGCGGCTGGTCGGCGCCGAACTCGGACTGCCGGAGGAACTCGACCGCGGGGACGTGGACCTCATCCTGGACCTGGCGCGGGACGCGGCGCACTCGGTGGCCCGCCCGGCCGCTCCGCTCACCGCCTACCTGCTGGGGATCGCGGTGGGCCGGGGCGCCGACCCGCAGGAGGCGGCGCGTGCGCTGAGTCGGCTGGCTCAAACCTTTTCGGAGGGAACAAAGGAATAA
- a CDS encoding acyl-CoA synthetase, translating to MRVLGATGSSGASDLSLSGLLAAVAAAVPQRLAVVAGARRLTFAALDARATLVARHLLDAGIRPGEHVAVLCFNRAEWLEAAFGTWRAGAVPVNVNYRYVAAELRYLLDNADAVALIAERSLAATVARVRHELPLLRHVLLIDDDAPDRTDGVDYEAALAAAAHSATPLPATGGDDLYLLYTGGTTGYPRGVMWRQEDIFHVALEQRRPGTPRAADAATVAERAARATPLRMLVLGPVMHAAGQWNALSMLFRGSTVVLSTDRVFSPTRIVDLADREGVHIVQCVGDAMARPLAQELLRSPGRCRSLTTVSSGGTPLTPTARQLWRAWKPTITINDNYGGSETGVCGSAAARLSGKTRRFAMSPSVAVLDDRLRPLPPGSDQIGRIARTGRIPLGYYNDPEKTARTFPVDADGRRWALSGDYGTIAADGTIELLGRGSTVINTGGEKVYPEEVEAVLKAHPAVADAIVVAAPDERLGQRVSAVIALTGPRRPSDKELRDHCRQRLAGFKVPRTIRVVDEVKRTAVGKQDYRWASRVAREPAPALSR from the coding sequence ATGCGAGTTCTGGGAGCAACCGGTTCCTCCGGTGCCAGCGACCTCTCCTTGTCCGGCCTGCTGGCCGCCGTCGCCGCGGCGGTACCCCAGCGGCTCGCCGTCGTCGCGGGGGCACGCCGCCTGACCTTCGCCGCCCTCGACGCCCGCGCCACCCTCGTCGCCCGCCACCTGCTCGACGCGGGCATCCGGCCCGGCGAACACGTGGCCGTCCTCTGCTTCAACCGCGCCGAGTGGCTGGAAGCGGCCTTCGGGACCTGGCGCGCCGGAGCCGTCCCCGTCAACGTCAACTACCGCTACGTCGCCGCCGAACTGCGCTACCTGCTCGACAACGCCGACGCGGTCGCCCTCATCGCCGAACGCTCCCTCGCCGCCACCGTCGCCCGCGTCCGCCACGAACTGCCGCTGCTGCGCCACGTCCTGCTCATCGACGACGACGCCCCCGACCGCACCGACGGCGTCGACTACGAGGCCGCGCTCGCCGCCGCCGCGCACTCCGCCACACCGCTGCCCGCCACCGGGGGCGACGACCTGTACCTGCTCTACACCGGCGGCACCACCGGCTACCCCAGGGGCGTCATGTGGCGGCAGGAGGACATCTTCCACGTCGCCCTGGAGCAGCGCCGCCCCGGCACCCCGCGCGCCGCCGACGCGGCGACCGTCGCCGAACGGGCCGCGCGTGCCACCCCGCTGCGCATGCTCGTGCTGGGCCCGGTGATGCACGCCGCGGGCCAGTGGAACGCGCTGAGCATGCTGTTCCGGGGCAGCACCGTGGTGCTCAGCACCGACCGGGTCTTCTCCCCCACCCGCATCGTGGACCTCGCCGACCGCGAGGGCGTGCACATCGTGCAGTGCGTCGGCGACGCCATGGCCCGCCCCCTCGCCCAGGAGCTGCTGCGCAGCCCCGGCCGATGTCGGAGCCTGACCACCGTCAGCTCCGGCGGCACCCCCCTCACCCCCACCGCGCGCCAACTGTGGCGCGCCTGGAAGCCGACCATCACCATCAACGACAACTACGGCGGCAGCGAGACCGGCGTGTGCGGATCGGCCGCCGCCCGCCTCAGCGGGAAGACGCGGCGCTTCGCCATGAGCCCCAGCGTGGCCGTGCTCGACGACCGGCTGCGGCCGCTGCCGCCCGGCTCCGACCAGATCGGCCGGATCGCCCGCACCGGACGCATCCCGCTGGGCTACTACAACGACCCGGAGAAGACCGCGCGGACCTTCCCCGTGGACGCCGACGGCCGCCGCTGGGCGCTGTCCGGGGACTACGGGACCATCGCGGCGGACGGCACCATCGAACTGCTGGGCCGCGGCTCCACGGTGATCAACACCGGCGGGGAGAAGGTCTACCCCGAGGAGGTCGAGGCGGTCCTCAAGGCGCACCCGGCCGTCGCCGACGCCATCGTGGTCGCCGCCCCCGACGAACGGCTCGGCCAGCGGGTCAGCGCCGTGATCGCCCTGACCGGCCCGCGGCGGCCCAGCGACAAGGAACTGCGCGACCACTGCCGGCAGCGGCTGGCCGGCTTCAAGGTGCCGCGCACCATCCGCGTCGTGGACGAGGTCAAGCGGACCGCCGTGGGCAAGCAGGACTACCGCTGGGCCTCCCGCGTGGCCCGCGAACCGGCCCCCGCACTCAGCCGCTGA
- a CDS encoding DUF3291 domain-containing protein, whose amino-acid sequence MPAFPSPAPACGAAPPAAAQRRCPVASPLLASAQSVSAPGGPLAALRELAESLARRAEGAGAVAVSTVPLPADGAVLLLSLWTSYAGLRAAVLDSGPEVRAWQARTGLVPVSERALWWTRGPAAPEAAEGLARLARLRAAGPGAHAFTLRSPVPPPR is encoded by the coding sequence ATGCCCGCCTTCCCGTCGCCCGCCCCCGCGTGCGGCGCGGCGCCCCCCGCCGCCGCGCAGCGCCGCTGCCCCGTTGCGTCGCCGCTGCTCGCCTCCGCCCAGTCCGTATCCGCGCCCGGCGGCCCCCTCGCCGCACTGCGGGAACTGGCGGAGTCGCTGGCGCGCCGGGCCGAGGGGGCCGGAGCGGTGGCGGTGTCGACCGTGCCGCTGCCCGCCGACGGCGCGGTGCTGCTGCTCAGCCTGTGGACCTCGTACGCCGGCCTGCGCGCCGCCGTGCTGGACAGCGGCCCCGAGGTCCGCGCCTGGCAGGCCCGCACCGGCCTGGTCCCCGTCTCGGAGCGCGCCCTGTGGTGGACGCGCGGCCCCGCCGCTCCGGAGGCGGCGGAGGGGCTGGCCCGGCTGGCGCGGCTGCGCGCCGCGGGCCCCGGCGCGCACGCCTTCACCCTGCGCTCCCCGGTGCCGCCGCCGCGCTGA